One part of the Streptomyces sp. AM 2-1-1 genome encodes these proteins:
- a CDS encoding helix-turn-helix transcriptional regulator → MATNSTPTARRRRLGAELRKLRERAGITATEAAVLLGGNQARISNIEAGRYGVSADRVRALSRHYACTDRALVEALAAMTGERRSGWWEEYRSDLPGGLLDLAELEHHGTALRAATTCTVPDLLQTVEYARDSLAQAVPELSPPEVERRLSFRIRRQEVVFRTDAVPFRAVIHEAALHMGLGGPRIAGPQLRHLLAMSERETVTLRVIPFASGGQPVTGQPITYVRGSVPELDTVHLEQPHGLTQLDAEAPLRTYRHVLDRLESLALDASGSRELLHSFATERS, encoded by the coding sequence ATGGCGACCAACTCGACTCCCACGGCACGTCGGCGACGACTCGGCGCGGAGTTGCGCAAGCTCCGTGAGCGCGCCGGCATCACCGCCACGGAGGCCGCTGTCCTGCTCGGCGGCAACCAGGCGCGGATCAGCAACATCGAGGCCGGCCGGTACGGCGTGAGCGCCGACCGGGTCCGGGCCCTGTCACGCCACTACGCGTGCACCGACCGCGCTCTCGTGGAGGCGCTGGCGGCGATGACCGGCGAACGCCGCAGCGGTTGGTGGGAGGAGTACCGGAGCGACCTGCCTGGCGGGCTGCTCGACCTCGCCGAACTCGAACACCACGGCACCGCACTCCGCGCCGCCACCACCTGCACCGTCCCCGACCTGCTGCAGACCGTCGAATACGCCCGGGACTCCCTCGCGCAGGCAGTTCCCGAACTCTCCCCACCCGAAGTCGAGCGCCGGCTCTCCTTCCGCATCAGACGGCAGGAAGTCGTCTTCCGCACGGACGCGGTGCCGTTCCGCGCGGTCATCCACGAGGCCGCCCTGCACATGGGTCTCGGCGGCCCCCGGATCGCCGGCCCGCAACTGCGCCACCTTCTGGCGATGAGCGAGCGGGAGACCGTGACCCTCCGCGTCATCCCCTTCGCCTCCGGCGGTCAGCCGGTGACCGGACAACCCATCACGTACGTAAGGGGATCCGTCCCGGAGCTGGACACCGTGCATCTGGAACAGCCGCACGGCCTGACGCAGCTGGATGCCGAAGCACCTCTCCGGACCTACCGCCACGTGCTGGACCGTCTCGAGTCACTCGCCCTGGACGCATCCGGGAGCCGTGAGCTTCTGCACTCCTTCGCGACCGAGCGCTCGTGA